From the uncultured Methanomethylovorans sp. genome, the window CATTTGTTTTCATTCCCAGTGCCCCCATTGATACTACAATAAAGATTTAACTAAGTACTATTTATGCATTTGTGGAAACTTGTTGGCCAGTAACCATGAAACTGATCCCAGAAAGTTTACTCTTTGCAATAGTGTATATTCGAAAAAAATGCTTATAAAAAAAGATAAATATATCCTCGTCAAAGGATATTATTATTTAATATACAATCCACATCTGCAGGATCCACGAGTCTCTACGTCTTTGATCCTCGCTACGCATGGGCAGATGATCTTCTTGTCAGCTTCTTTATCCCCGGTCCTCTTCTGACAGAAACAATACCATTCTCCATATTGTTTTTTATTATTGGCTATACCTTTTACGGCTGTAGTTATCACATCATAATCTGGATTCAGCCTGTATCCGGTTTCCATAGCATTTTTCTTAGATCTATTATATAATTCTTCTTCTAGGTCGTTGCTAAATTGCATGTTAACTCTCCTGATTCCTTTGACTATTCATCTCTATTCTAATTTATTTCTTTGCCATGGAAGCAAGTCTAC encodes:
- a CDS encoding ferredoxin-thioredoxin reductase catalytic domain-containing protein, producing MQFSNDLEEELYNRSKKNAMETGYRLNPDYDVITTAVKGIANNKKQYGEWYCFCQKRTGDKEADKKIICPCVARIKDVETRGSCRCGLYIK